A region of Geobacillus sp. 46C-IIa DNA encodes the following proteins:
- a CDS encoding DEAD/DEAH box helicase family protein, whose product MSKIELISRRLIDKLQEQIGRSSTIYILTSFAMKSGVRLLKDSLRAAAEQGADIKICAGDYLFVTQPEALRELISIHPDIEVRLFRSDGISFHPKAYLFEDSEQGYFIIGSSNLSHSALTDGIEWNVGLDKSVDEDVFDEAMKQFLKLFYAPETVPVNAETIADYEKQYQDYHRRHPNLARIWAETEEIELMLPSETEKKQEGETADKADVVHETAASYGTIQPRFAQVEALERLEAAYEEGYDKAMVVMATGLGKTYLAAFFARRFARVLFIAHREEILRQAKQSFERVIPDRTAGLYDGNQKEGNADMVFASIFTLSMKKHLLSFDPNAFDLIIVDEFHHAATRSYERVLRYFQPKFLLGITATPDRNDNKDVYAICDGNVAYRIDFIEAVQRGWLAPFRYYGVYDDTDYSQIKWLGSRYDEEELLQAQLREEMAENILRAWEQYKKTRTLVFCSSIRQADFLCEYFRRHGYRTVSLHSKQTDIPRQQAIAMLEHRELDAIFTVDLFNEGVDIPSVDTLLFVRPTESLTVFTQQIGRGLRLYEGKDYCVIIDLIGNYRNADVKLRLFDAQRGETRKKERESVVPTIPEACELHLDVQAIHLLEEMQKKRQPRKERLLADYRQLKQELGRRPSYLELHLHGRSEAAEYKSEFKSYVGFLYWAGELSDLEKEVFLKHEQWLVEVERTVMSKSYKMVVLKAMLERGPSGWYEPITPQQAAPFFHRYLTEKEYRKRIDFSDGETRRIWEYDEEKVSKLIARMPMTKWSSSSRGLISFENNVFALQFSIAHEHEEILYNWTKEVCEYRLHVYFERKER is encoded by the coding sequence ATGAGTAAAATCGAGTTGATTTCACGGCGGCTCATTGACAAGCTGCAGGAACAAATAGGCCGCTCATCGACGATATACATATTGACGTCGTTTGCCATGAAATCCGGGGTCCGCCTATTGAAGGACAGTTTGCGGGCAGCGGCAGAGCAGGGGGCAGACATCAAAATTTGTGCTGGTGATTACTTGTTTGTCACTCAGCCGGAAGCGCTGCGTGAACTGATTTCGATTCATCCTGACATCGAAGTGCGTCTGTTTAGAAGTGATGGGATTTCGTTTCATCCGAAGGCTTATCTGTTTGAGGACAGCGAACAAGGCTACTTTATCATCGGGTCTTCTAATTTATCTCATTCAGCTCTCACAGACGGCATCGAGTGGAATGTGGGGCTGGATAAAAGTGTTGATGAAGATGTATTTGACGAAGCGATGAAGCAGTTTTTAAAGCTGTTTTACGCTCCGGAAACGGTGCCGGTCAACGCCGAAACGATCGCTGACTATGAAAAACAGTATCAGGACTATCACCGGCGGCACCCAAACTTAGCTCGCATATGGGCGGAGACTGAGGAAATCGAGTTGATGCTTCCGTCGGAAACGGAGAAGAAGCAAGAGGGAGAGACAGCGGACAAGGCCGATGTTGTCCATGAAACGGCGGCGTCATATGGAACGATTCAGCCGCGCTTTGCCCAAGTTGAGGCGTTGGAGCGGTTGGAAGCGGCCTATGAAGAAGGATACGATAAAGCCATGGTTGTCATGGCGACCGGGCTTGGGAAAACGTATTTGGCCGCTTTTTTTGCCCGCCGTTTTGCGCGGGTGCTGTTTATCGCCCATCGCGAAGAAATTCTTCGCCAGGCGAAGCAGTCGTTTGAACGCGTGATTCCTGATCGAACAGCAGGACTGTACGATGGCAATCAAAAAGAAGGAAATGCCGACATGGTGTTTGCCTCGATCTTTACACTAAGCATGAAAAAACATTTGCTTTCGTTTGATCCTAACGCATTTGACTTGATCATTGTTGACGAGTTTCACCATGCGGCAACCCGCTCGTACGAACGCGTCCTTCGTTATTTTCAGCCGAAATTTTTGCTTGGCATCACTGCCACTCCAGATCGGAACGACAATAAAGATGTGTACGCGATTTGCGATGGAAACGTTGCCTACCGCATTGACTTTATTGAAGCAGTGCAGCGCGGTTGGCTTGCGCCGTTTCGGTATTATGGCGTGTACGATGACACGGATTATTCGCAAATCAAATGGCTCGGCAGCCGCTATGATGAGGAAGAATTGCTTCAAGCACAGCTTCGCGAGGAGATGGCGGAAAACATTTTGCGAGCATGGGAGCAGTATAAGAAAACAAGAACACTTGTCTTTTGTTCATCGATTCGGCAAGCCGATTTCTTGTGCGAATATTTCCGCCGCCATGGCTACCGGACTGTCAGCCTTCACTCGAAGCAAACGGACATCCCGCGCCAACAGGCCATTGCCATGTTGGAACACCGTGAACTGGACGCTATTTTCACCGTCGACTTGTTCAATGAAGGGGTCGATATTCCTTCTGTCGATACACTTTTGTTCGTGCGGCCGACGGAATCGTTGACCGTCTTCACTCAGCAAATCGGGCGCGGGCTGCGGCTGTATGAGGGCAAGGACTACTGTGTGATCATTGATTTAATCGGAAACTACCGCAATGCCGATGTCAAACTGCGCCTGTTTGATGCACAGCGGGGCGAAACGAGGAAAAAGGAGAGGGAATCCGTTGTGCCAACGATTCCGGAAGCGTGCGAACTGCATCTCGATGTTCAAGCCATCCATCTTCTCGAGGAGATGCAGAAAAAACGCCAACCGCGCAAAGAACGGTTGCTGGCCGATTACAGACAGCTCAAGCAAGAGCTTGGACGTCGTCCGAGCTACTTGGAGTTGCACTTACACGGCAGAAGTGAAGCTGCGGAATATAAATCAGAGTTTAAATCGTATGTTGGCTTCCTTTATTGGGCAGGGGAGCTGTCGGATTTAGAGAAGGAAGTGTTTCTCAAGCATGAACAGTGGCTTGTTGAGGTTGAGCGGACGGTAATGTCGAAAAGCTATAAAATGGTTGTCTTAAAAGCCATGCTCGAGCGTGGGCCTTCGGGCTGGTATGAGCCCATCACTCCGCAACAAGCGGCACCGTTCTTTCACCGGTATTTAACGGAAAAAGAATACCGGAAGCGTATCGATTTTTCCGATGGGGAAACGAGACGTATTTGGGAGTACGATGAGGAAAAGGTGAGCAAATTGATTGCCCGCATGCCGATGACAAAATGGAGCAGCAGTTCAAGGGGGCTGATCTCCTTTGAAAACAACGTGTTTGCACTCCAATTTTCCATCGCGCATGAACATGAAGAAATCTTGTACAATTGGACGAAAGAAGTTTGCGAGTATCGGTTGCATGTGTATTTTGAAAGGAAAGAGAGATGA
- the cas6 gene encoding CRISPR-associated endoribonuclease Cas6, translating to MKPFVFSTYLKDFHFVDQEVHVKGLTITISSPDHEFLLHLYNGLQRKQAFSYKQYQLVKERIRMLPEKTVTDSTVVFRTLSPLLVEDENQKPVYPDDPGYEEHVNYLADLILRQYRGKGLFLPLIVRPLRWRKVVVKETNHEFEAVHGKNRFLYFTAHHGWFSCTGHPQDLQLLYQLGLSKRRNQGFGLLEIEGVRG from the coding sequence ATGAAACCGTTTGTGTTTTCCACATATTTGAAAGACTTTCATTTTGTTGATCAGGAAGTTCATGTAAAGGGTTTGACGATAACGATCAGTTCTCCTGATCATGAGTTTTTGTTGCACTTGTACAACGGTTTGCAGCGAAAACAAGCATTCTCGTATAAGCAATACCAGCTTGTGAAAGAAAGGATTCGCATGTTACCAGAAAAAACGGTCACAGATTCTACGGTTGTATTTCGTACTCTGTCCCCGCTGCTTGTAGAAGACGAGAACCAAAAACCCGTCTACCCGGATGATCCTGGCTATGAGGAACATGTAAACTATTTGGCTGATTTGATTTTGCGGCAATATCGTGGGAAAGGGTTATTTTTGCCGCTTATCGTGCGGCCGTTGCGGTGGCGAAAGGTTGTCGTGAAAGAGACGAATCACGAATTTGAAGCTGTACATGGGAAGAACCGTTTTTTGTATTTTACTGCTCACCATGGATGGTTTTCTTGTACAGGACATCCGCAAGATTTACAACTGTTGTATCAGCTTGGTCTATCGAAACGGCGCAATCAAGGATTCGGTTTGCTTGAGATCGAGGGGGTGCGGGGATGA
- a CDS encoding type I-B CRISPR-associated protein Cas8b1/Cst1, giving the protein MKLELRMGDWMVTMGLVGLYRVFEYGLRNGVIDQRYRQSVLVLPQGLEVETDVLPQLPRAYFLYLIDEYSAAKRESERLLFYMEQAKRENLFSTASSNIKKVITDIGKRIQKYFPNEPVEPLFEKLKSIKKPTQWDQLQECVSDFQKMIRKEAINEKLTLNYFKAAILKSFFGQVSFLNVSKNYLDLEGHIEQFQTDYIGPVQYDLQLEYTLQSASKVDEILSFLDQHVDYGPFKALKKAWKKKTLSQVREEAKRLAECMLFPGHFAFYNFEEMVFSPIGLSKGNALNFNWNLQDKQPKPISSLAKLVLFFAPAGAAIYSKREQSYDQGEYRTYAGFVQSDAAFPEILQKNNHFKQMKQQKDPFDHIVSKLVQSITTEARYVIDHLFFLEFSSDYDSKKTHLHYYHLPLYLARYFVEYPGKLDYVHYEYREQFIQEVLRGVDPAQAIYRYLRDCIENGRSHIGPYIAVRERNRIMQLKKGVKGMEKTDKRVYALYRSGQEIRKTVEQAGAPKAAGHYSASPSKKISSIAYRLLNAAKAGDRKSFLDTLFRLHMSAERPISPLFLNALHERDLDFTTVANAFIAGLLSQEGQGEQEEVVS; this is encoded by the coding sequence ATGAAGCTGGAACTCCGCATGGGCGATTGGATGGTGACAATGGGGCTTGTCGGGCTATATCGGGTGTTTGAGTATGGGTTGCGGAATGGAGTGATTGATCAGCGATACCGACAAAGCGTTTTGGTTCTCCCACAGGGGCTTGAAGTCGAGACAGATGTGCTTCCGCAGTTACCCCGAGCCTATTTCCTTTATTTGATTGATGAATACAGCGCCGCAAAGCGAGAAAGCGAACGATTGCTTTTTTACATGGAACAGGCGAAAAGAGAGAACTTATTTTCCACCGCTTCATCGAATATAAAAAAGGTGATTACTGACATAGGCAAGAGAATTCAAAAGTATTTTCCAAATGAACCGGTTGAACCGTTATTTGAGAAGCTTAAATCTATCAAAAAACCGACACAATGGGATCAATTGCAGGAATGTGTTTCTGATTTTCAGAAAATGATCCGGAAAGAAGCAATTAACGAAAAGTTGACATTAAATTACTTTAAAGCAGCAATTTTGAAGTCTTTTTTTGGACAAGTATCGTTTTTGAATGTGTCGAAAAATTATTTGGATTTGGAAGGACATATTGAACAATTTCAAACGGATTATATTGGACCAGTGCAATACGATCTTCAGTTGGAGTACACTTTGCAGTCTGCCTCTAAAGTAGATGAGATTTTGAGCTTTTTAGATCAACACGTAGATTACGGGCCGTTTAAGGCATTGAAGAAAGCGTGGAAAAAGAAAACATTATCACAAGTACGGGAAGAAGCAAAACGATTGGCCGAATGCATGCTTTTTCCAGGACATTTCGCTTTTTATAACTTTGAGGAGATGGTATTTTCACCGATTGGGTTGTCCAAGGGCAATGCTTTAAATTTTAACTGGAATTTACAAGACAAACAGCCGAAGCCTATTTCCTCATTGGCCAAGCTCGTGTTGTTTTTCGCTCCGGCGGGAGCTGCTATTTATTCGAAAAGAGAGCAATCATATGATCAAGGAGAATATCGAACGTATGCTGGATTTGTGCAGTCTGACGCTGCATTCCCTGAAATTTTGCAGAAAAATAATCATTTCAAACAGATGAAGCAACAGAAAGATCCGTTTGATCATATTGTCAGTAAACTCGTTCAGAGTATAACAACAGAAGCGAGATATGTAATCGATCATTTATTTTTCTTGGAATTTTCTTCTGACTACGACAGCAAAAAAACCCATTTGCACTATTATCATCTTCCGCTGTATTTAGCTCGTTATTTCGTGGAATATCCAGGGAAATTAGACTATGTGCATTACGAATATCGTGAACAGTTTATTCAAGAGGTGTTGCGCGGAGTGGATCCTGCTCAAGCGATTTATCGATATCTGCGTGATTGCATCGAAAATGGGCGTTCACATATTGGCCCTTATATCGCCGTCCGCGAGCGTAACCGCATTATGCAACTGAAAAAAGGAGTGAAGGGAATGGAAAAAACAGACAAGAGAGTGTATGCTTTGTACCGAAGTGGTCAGGAGATCCGCAAAACAGTGGAACAGGCAGGGGCTCCGAAAGCGGCTGGGCACTATTCTGCTAGTCCAAGCAAAAAAATTAGCTCCATTGCCTATCGGTTGTTAAATGCGGCCAAGGCAGGCGATCGTAAAAGCTTCCTAGATACGCTGTTCCGGCTTCATATGTCAGCGGAACGTCCGATTTCTCCGCTTTTCCTGAACGCGTTGCATGAACGTGATCTCGATTTCACTACTGTAGCGAACGCATTTATCGCTGGATTGCTTTCCCAAGAAGGACAAGGAGAACAAGAGGAGGTTGTGTCATGA